Proteins from a single region of Rhodovibrio salinarum DSM 9154:
- a CDS encoding monovalent cation:proton antiporter-2 (CPA2) family protein, translating to MPEHGHLNDVLIILLAAILCVALFQRLRITPVLGYLTAGILIGPYAAGLIHDPEGTELLAEFGVIFLLFTIGLDLPLRRLVEMRHLIFGLGLAQVGVTSVAIAAIAMTVGLSAETALILGGALALSSTATVLQLLIERRELADRHGRLSVAVLLFQDLAVVPLLALLPILAGGSTNIVSALALAAVKAAVAIGAILLIGRLFLRPVYRVIAETRNPEIFAATNLLIVLATGYATAQAGMSMALGAFLAGLLLADTEYRHQIEADIQPFRGLFLGLFFITVGMSIDLGQIIENLLPLLGLAAALLTGKAAILYVLLRAFKQGHRMAARVALLLAQGGEFAFVILGLALQLNVVGDSVGQALLAVVAISMATTPVFAWVGRRWFGADDRPVGTAEQLEEATGDLDHHVLVAGFGRVGWTVCKLLERNDVPFVALDFDMERVRRGRNENMPVYFGDASRLEVLRAAGLERARAAVITLDQPGLAERAVGALRGHDAAFTIVSRARDGQHRKRLELAGASAVVSEAVEASLQLGATVLRLSGTDEGRVEESLNAFRRNDYALLDELLEAREHAIGQEGKKPDTGSWFARHVVPHRRRRSDRGADGKSNDR from the coding sequence ATGCCTGAACATGGCCATCTGAACGACGTCCTGATCATCCTGCTGGCGGCGATCCTGTGCGTTGCCCTGTTTCAGCGCCTGCGTATCACGCCGGTGTTGGGCTATTTGACCGCGGGCATCCTGATCGGTCCCTACGCCGCCGGCCTGATCCACGATCCCGAGGGCACCGAACTTCTGGCTGAGTTCGGTGTCATCTTCCTGTTGTTCACGATCGGCCTCGATCTACCGCTGCGCCGGCTGGTCGAGATGCGTCACCTGATCTTTGGACTTGGGCTGGCGCAGGTCGGCGTGACCTCGGTCGCGATCGCGGCGATCGCGATGACCGTCGGGTTGAGTGCGGAAACCGCGCTGATTCTAGGTGGCGCGTTGGCGTTGTCGTCGACCGCGACGGTGTTGCAGCTGCTGATTGAACGGCGTGAACTGGCTGACCGGCACGGCCGCCTGTCGGTCGCCGTGCTGCTGTTCCAGGATCTGGCCGTGGTGCCATTGTTGGCGCTGCTGCCGATCCTGGCAGGGGGATCGACCAACATCGTCAGCGCGCTGGCGCTGGCCGCCGTCAAGGCGGCGGTGGCGATCGGCGCGATCCTGCTGATCGGCCGGCTGTTTTTGCGGCCGGTCTACCGAGTGATCGCGGAGACCCGGAACCCGGAGATCTTTGCCGCCACCAACCTGTTGATCGTACTGGCCACCGGCTATGCAACAGCACAGGCCGGCATGTCGATGGCGCTTGGCGCGTTCCTGGCGGGCCTGCTGCTGGCCGATACCGAGTACCGCCATCAGATCGAAGCGGACATACAGCCGTTCCGCGGCCTGTTTCTGGGGCTGTTCTTCATCACGGTCGGGATGTCGATCGATCTGGGCCAGATCATCGAGAACCTGCTGCCACTACTGGGGTTGGCGGCCGCGCTGCTGACCGGCAAAGCAGCGATCCTCTACGTCCTGTTGCGGGCCTTTAAGCAAGGTCACCGGATGGCCGCGCGGGTTGCGCTCTTGCTGGCGCAGGGTGGGGAGTTTGCCTTCGTCATCTTGGGGCTTGCGCTGCAGCTGAACGTCGTCGGCGATTCGGTCGGGCAGGCGTTGCTGGCGGTGGTCGCGATCTCCATGGCGACGACCCCGGTATTCGCCTGGGTCGGTCGGCGTTGGTTCGGTGCTGACGACCGCCCTGTCGGCACCGCCGAGCAACTGGAGGAAGCGACCGGCGACCTGGATCACCATGTGCTGGTTGCCGGGTTCGGCCGGGTCGGCTGGACGGTCTGCAAGCTCCTGGAGCGCAACGATGTGCCCTTCGTCGCGCTCGACTTCGATATGGAACGGGTGCGTCGCGGGCGGAACGAGAACATGCCGGTTTATTTCGGCGACGCCAGCCGGCTGGAAGTACTGCGCGCCGCCGGTCTGGAGCGCGCGCGGGCGGCTGTGATCACGCTGGACCAGCCGGGCCTGGCGGAGCGCGCGGTGGGCGCCCTGCGTGGCCACGATGCGGCGTTCACGATCGTCTCCCGTGCCCGTGATGGCCAGCACCGCAAGCGCCTTGAGCTGGCTGGAGCCAGCGCCGTGGTCTCGGAAGCGGTGGAGGCCAGCCTGCAGCTGGGGGCGACCGTGCTGCGCCTTTCGGGCACCGATGAAGGGCGCGTGGAGGAAAGCTTGAACGCCTTCCGCCGGAACGATTATGCGCTGCTCGACGAACTTCTGGAGGCGCGTGAGCATGCGATCGGTCAGGAGGGGAAGAAGCCGGACACCGGCAGCTGGTTCGCCCGTCACGTCGTTCCGCATCGGCGCCGGCGCAGCGACCGTGGCGCGGATGGAAAATCAAACGACCGGTGA
- a CDS encoding glucosaminidase domain-containing protein has protein sequence MAFPTRPPAAVKAVLVAAVLLAATGSAAVTARPVQADDAPARAPQRTSEGMKAQHSASERRQELLETDAGKVRPPQAHLQNVNLDQVRQGAQLVPQAEVSNLPARLQQVARTSTRKRLFIKTMLPAVLQANQAIRAERDFVEAIIALDIPRDELPVEMRAKLRTLADKYRVDRDDLETLQRRVDIVPPALVLAQAAIETGWGTSRFAQQGNALFGQHTTDPDDPGMVPRGLENPDFRVRTFKTVTQAVESYLLNLNTHAAYANLRAVRARARARGTAPKAVEMATGLADYSARGQAYVEDIRLIIRGNNLEAFAQARLQPRVNQLVDASSFTDD, from the coding sequence ATGGCATTTCCGACCCGCCCGCCGGCAGCCGTCAAGGCTGTCCTGGTTGCGGCTGTGCTTTTGGCGGCCACTGGGTCCGCCGCGGTCACGGCCAGGCCCGTTCAGGCCGACGACGCACCAGCCCGCGCGCCGCAACGGACGTCCGAGGGGATGAAGGCGCAGCACTCCGCTTCCGAGAGGCGGCAAGAGCTGCTCGAAACGGACGCTGGAAAGGTCCGGCCACCGCAAGCGCACCTCCAGAACGTGAATCTGGACCAAGTTCGCCAGGGCGCGCAGCTAGTGCCGCAGGCGGAGGTGAGCAACCTGCCAGCACGCCTCCAGCAGGTTGCGCGCACGAGCACGCGTAAGCGCCTGTTCATCAAGACGATGCTCCCGGCCGTGCTGCAGGCGAATCAAGCCATCCGGGCCGAACGCGACTTCGTCGAAGCGATCATTGCGCTCGACATTCCGCGCGACGAACTGCCAGTGGAAATGCGCGCCAAACTGCGCACGCTGGCGGATAAGTATCGGGTCGACCGGGATGATTTAGAGACGCTGCAACGCCGGGTGGACATCGTGCCGCCAGCCCTTGTACTCGCCCAGGCAGCGATCGAGACGGGCTGGGGAACCAGCCGATTCGCCCAGCAAGGCAACGCGCTCTTCGGTCAGCACACCACCGACCCCGACGATCCCGGTATGGTGCCGCGTGGGCTTGAGAATCCGGATTTCCGTGTTCGGACGTTCAAAACGGTGACGCAGGCGGTCGAGTCCTACCTGCTGAACCTCAACACGCATGCGGCCTACGCCAATCTTCGGGCTGTCCGCGCGCGGGCGCGGGCACGCGGTACCGCCCCCAAGGCGGTCGAGATGGCAACCGGGCTCGCCGACTATTCAGCCCGCGGCCAAGCCTACGTCGAGGATATCCGCCTGATCATCCGGGGGAACAATCTTGAGGCGTTTGCGCAAGCGCGTCTGCAGCCCCGTGTCAACCAACTGGTAGACGCCAGTTCGTTCACCGACGACTAA
- a CDS encoding MlaC/ttg2D family ABC transporter substrate-binding protein, whose translation MIHSAASIAHATDTGRQRSRLARLALLGAFLMAVAAPQTAMATDASTQPRAPEAERAITRLNDRLVGVLNDGTKDTSAREHALANTLRDEIDFNTIASFVLGRYAAGLNGDQRRMFQHTFADYVVGTYSRLLSRNAIAKMSVTASRKVTPDTAAVSTHVDRRHGKETRWVWRVHRMETGHWRIVDLQTAGASLAVNYRSEFGDTLRQQGFDALIQEIRTHTKHGTALPDENQAILMLVGGDQDSKLALSTPDP comes from the coding sequence ATGATTCACAGTGCCGCAAGCATCGCGCACGCGACCGATACCGGCCGCCAGCGCAGCCGTCTGGCGCGTTTGGCGCTGCTTGGAGCGTTCCTGATGGCGGTGGCCGCGCCGCAAACCGCGATGGCGACGGACGCAAGCACACAACCGCGTGCCCCCGAAGCGGAACGCGCAATCACGCGCCTGAACGATCGCCTCGTCGGCGTTCTGAACGACGGCACCAAGGACACGTCGGCACGCGAACACGCACTTGCGAACACGCTGCGTGATGAGATCGACTTCAACACGATCGCGAGCTTCGTTCTGGGACGCTACGCCGCGGGCCTGAACGGCGATCAACGCCGGATGTTCCAGCACACGTTCGCCGATTATGTCGTCGGCACTTACAGCCGGCTGCTTTCCCGCAACGCGATCGCCAAAATGTCGGTGACCGCTTCCCGCAAGGTTACCCCCGACACAGCGGCTGTCTCGACCCACGTCGACCGTCGCCACGGCAAGGAAACGCGCTGGGTCTGGCGCGTCCACCGGATGGAGACGGGCCACTGGCGCATCGTCGATCTGCAGACGGCAGGCGCCTCGCTTGCGGTCAACTACCGCTCGGAGTTCGGTGACACGCTTCGCCAGCAGGGATTCGACGCCCTGATCCAGGAAATCCGAACGCACACCAAGCACGGAACCGCGCTGCCCGACGAAAATCAGGCAATCCTGATGCTGGTCGGGGGTGATCAGGATAGCAAGCTTGCACTAAGCACGCCGGACCCCTAG